TATAGAACTTTACATGTGTTCatcattttacaaaaatggccaattGTACTATTACTGGATGTACCTTAGAACTTTAGCCTCACTTTTGTTGTGCATAATCAGCGTATTTTAACAGATAATTGTGGCTTTCACTGTTTTGAAAAGACTTCCTTTTCTAAATCACTAATGTTAATTTCAAATATATCACCTAACCCAATAAAAGAGACTACCAAACTCTTGGCAGTATGAAAGGTAGTTGCTTGCCAACTTCTCCCAACTCTTCAGAGACAGAACAGGGTACTTTAAAATGAACTTTAATGGGAATGTCTTTCCAAGGAGAATACTCATCTAAGTGGAGCCCTTTCAGAATCTTTTTGGGATGCCTTCCATGTCCTCATCAGGGTTAACATTTTCTGCCAAAACATTTTGCAGCATAGCAGCAAATTGAGCTTGGTATGGCAGGCTATGAAGGTGTTGTTAACTACAAATAAAACATAGTGTTCTTCACATTGTTATTTTGGTTATAAAATTTAACAATGTTACAACTTGAACTGTGACAAATGTTACCTAAGCTGAAAAAGTTGGTGCCCCCTTTTAGTCACCTCCCACTTGAGACAATATGAACCCATTAATATATTACTGGGGCCAAAATTTCTTCTATTTCTGGTTCATAAAATAGTTTACACTTGTTCCTCTCCTCCCCCATTCTTTTGTTAGCTGAAATATGGTCTCATGTGACCACTGCACATTCCCACTGTCTTATAGTCCATCTGAAATGAGTGTGGGTTCAGACAACTCAACAGTGTTTCTGCAAAAAACTGATATGAGCCTTCTTCCTTTTTAGGATGCAGCAGTGGACTGTTAAGTGTCCACAGTTTGCCAAAGTCCTCCTGAATCTATTTGTATATATGCATCACACCAGCATGGCAGTTTCTCATGCCTGAGGGCTTGACGTGCAATGTGGTTTTTTCCCTTGGCCTGATATTTCCCATTGTCAACTCCCTGATTCGGTTCACAATATTATGTAATGTAGACGATGAAAGACCTACAGTCTTGATAGTTTTGTGTTGAGAAATATTATTATTGCagagtttaataattttttcatgCATACAACTGTTGAGCCATGACCCTCTTTTACAAATTGAGCCTTTAGCTGAAGTGCCTTTTGGTCCAATTATGAAAGTGGTCCCTCAAGAAAATATACATGGGGTAACAAGAGGTTTTACAGCTGTTAAATTGGTAAgcattgttaatattttctttgTATATTTTCCTTCCCATATCCTCTGAGTTTAATCCTATGAGCAGATTTAAGTTTGTCTTTTCTGACCTCTACTGGCATTTCTCCTGATTCTACCAACACAGTATTGTCTAAAGTTGGCTTCAGGTGAGTATGAAAATGTAGCAATTAATCTCCATTGCCCTGTAATCTTTGTCAAATGTTCATAACAACTTCACAGTTAAATGGAAAAAATTAGCATCAACCCatgtaaataacattttattttacagCTGACATGATAAAACACTCTAATATTAAACTACCCTGTTTAGGGTTATTGCTACACTTAGTCACATTTTATACTTCAAGATAACCATGCGTCCGGACTCTTTAAGGTGTAGTGCATCCACTGGCAAAGAGTTGGTCTCATGCACTCAGCCAGTGGTAAGTCATCAGCTGCCAAGCTTCAAAAACTTGTAGCTGAAGTATAAAAAGCTGGAATCGCACTCATAAAACAAATCTGTAATTGCTCCTTGTTTCTTGAGATTTAGCTTCAGAATTTCAGTACTTCTTCAGAATTCCAGTCTGTGTTCCTCAGAAGAAATAGTTCAACACATGGGAATCAAACTCATGACTCAACTGAGGAAAATACATTCTCAAATTTTCTAGTTAAAGTGTAGTTGATCAAAGCACATGGAATGGCTCTGACAAAGCTGGCTCCCATTCCACTGTAATATCCTCTAAATCCATGATTTTCATATATCCCAATAAGTCCTTGTAATACACTTGAGGTTGCACGTGCATTTGAGTTGAAAGCTGAAAAACaagacaaataataatatttaaaatgtaatatcaaACTGTTTTAAATATTCTTAGTGGGATGAGATAAAATGCAAACAATACCCTGAGCTTGCTGTTGAGTTCGGATCACAGCCAGCGGGTAACTGGTTATTTGTCCAGAAGCAAAGgccacaaaactgaagaaaaacagcttGGATTCACTGTTGTAAGCAGGATCACTTTTTGCCCAATTCATGATTGACTGCAATAAGAAAGAGGCTGTTAAATGACGGCATTTTTGAAGAAAATGCACATTTCATGTATGATCTTTGTCCTGTCTCACCTGATGAACTGCACACTCCACGCCTGCATAAGGGATCATACAGAGGATGCTTGGTTTGAATCCCCTGTAAATGGAGGACAAAGACTCATTTCTGTAAATAGTCTGAGCACATGCCATGACACCATGGTATGTGCCGATCCGCTGCAGGTTCAGCCTCACCTTCAACACCTGAAACAATAAGAAGAGAGAGAGATCAGTTAAATGCACTTCACTGATAAGTTCAACCCATTTTATCATTCACATGACTAAAACAGGAATGAGGCATTTAAAAAAGGGACAAATaatttgattattattttattaaatactgCTAAATCAAAAGGTTATACTAAATTAACTGAaagcttaaaggtgcgggagactttcgtgaccaacttttcatcaaatctgtaaaaccccagtcacagcctaagtatcatgaatccataagtctttttgtgaatactcacctgaatctcttgcatcacggtgaacaatttcgaagtgccatccaccataaacaaaccatgtgtttacaaacagagccgggacgtaactcaggcatcttcggaattttgtcgtgatgtgcattgtgggaaagggaggttcacacAGCCACCTGGCTGCGGTAGCGGCAgagcaaccatatgatattatatggatgaaacaaacacaatgcggaaatggctgaaacatggaaacggctagaggaatatgcatagagggaaaggagctcctgctgtttccgtgtcgtgtttgtagcagctgccactgcgcgaacctccctttcccacaatgcacgtcgcgacaaaattccgaagatgcccgagtgacctcccggctctgtttgtaaacacatggtttgtttatggtggatggcacttcaaaattgttcagcGTGATGCAagggattcaggtgagtaatcacagaaagacttacggattcgtgatacttaggctatgactggggttttagagatttaatgaaaaatttgtcacgaaagtctcccgcacctttaagttaaATGCATCATTTAACAATGGTGTATGGGTAACTTTAAACTTTTATCCTATTTTTAACACAAAAACCATCCCAACAGTTACATGGCCACCTATACTGCTACATGTTTCAAGTATTTATCTGTATGCTAACATGTCACCCAGTGCTGTTATGCTTATAACATATCTATACTGGAAACTAATTGCACTCACAATGCACATATTTCTCCCCATAGCCATAGCTTCGGTACTTGTTATGTGTATACTCAtatttatatttcatatatcTACTCATACTGCACATTTACTACCCTTAATTCCCTTCTGTGTAGATTGGTGTATTATTGACTGTTGTTTATATGTTATCACACTGTATTACTGTGTTTTGCAGTGACAGTAAaccctgttctattctattctattctattctattctattctattctattctattctgttatgtacTTCTGTGCTTTTTTTATGTGACATGTATATATTGATATATTTAACAGAAATCTTTTAAAGGATATATGAAGtaatgttttctatttttttctattagtTTAATCACCAATACACATTGTCTGCATCTGCTAGACTAAATTTCAGTATGTGTAGTGCTAACACCTGGTTATAGCTGTTTTATGGGACATAATAAGAGGATGATGCAACAAAAGTTACTAAAGCTTTCAGTTTTAAGTAATGATTATGTGTAAGAGGCCATAAACATAGTCTGAATTCAAATGAGAGAACAGTTAAATAAGGCTGCAAGTACGCTCAATACAAGAATTAACAGGCCATCGGGAAAACAGCATAAATGCATTTCAAAGGTAAACTATGTAACATTTCTTGCTCGTGTTTGTTATCAGTGCTGTTCTAACTTGGCCCCTCCTCTTCACAGGCATCAGAGGATGGAGAAAGTAAAAAATAGcaagaaaaagcagcagatgtctatgtttgtgttttggccagagttttgtctctcagacagaactgcacaacACAATGAGTAGTGCAGAAAGAAAGAAGAGCAGAATGAACCGGAGTCTCTTTGTTTTTATAAACAGAGCTGCCTGCATGCATCCAATGCATGTTCTGAACACtgcaaaacaaaaggaaaatagaCAATACAGACAGATGGCAGGGGTCTCCCTaggtaaatacacaaatatactgaCAGAGGGTCAGAGGAGACTGAGAAGCATTACTATTGTTGGGGTCTATATATTGTGTTTTAGGTAAATGCTACATACTTTTCCTTTAAAGTGTGTAAATGCAACAGTCACATGTTATGAGAAAGTAAGACAAACAGGAAATATTAATACTCAGACCTGATCTTTGATACCTCTAAAGGGTAGAAGGCAGCGTGAGCAACAGCACCAGAGACACAGCCCAAACTGAAACGCTGCTGCACCGTCAGAGCCTCTTGAGTTTTGTGTTGGGTGTAAACTTTCATCTGGGCAGAGTACAGAGTCTCAGTGAAATTTTCCATTGGTAATAGAGAACTGTTTTTGAATAATTGATATTAAGGAGCCTCATGCCTCACCTGGGCGTAGATCAGACACTGAAGAGTTGACTGTGGTGTTCCCTTCAGCACATTGACAGCATTACCTTGCCACATTGAGCGCAGACCACCTGACCTCACCTCCTGAAAGCCTTGAGAGAAAGCTTTGGATCCATGAACCTAGAGAGCAAACaggaaatacactatatggacaaaagtattgggacacgttgaattcaggtgtttcttttctaaaaggggtctaggctacaaaacaataatgacatatAATGTCCCAATATAAtttcatattgtgataaataccATTGCATTGCGTTggctagttttgtttaaattgttatctttgcttccaaaattcctcagatatgttttttatttaatttcactcAACCTTGATTTTGTAAATTTtattatgactatgattttaaatgttctacgtctaaatttctaaaatgtttttcatgctctgactgtaaataatcattttctaccacaactatcctcctactttcttcacatctcacctaggaagaaaaatctcccattaaagttTAGGGAAATGTtagtgtttataaactatatggaaaaaatattgaatggatggatggatggatggatggacagacggactgaTGGACTGAcgggtggatgggtgggtggatggatctAAATATTTGTCAACAATTCTCTAACATTTGCTGAGTATTAATTCTACCTAGTATCACTTTTTACTGTGTTGAAAATTCCTTTAAATATCTTTAACTTCTTGAACCGTCATCCTCATCTGAATTATGCCCCTCACTACTAAATTGTCACTCATGGCAGAGCCGACCTGAAGTTGAGTCTTCAGGCGGTCGATCGGTGCCGTCACAGTCCGGGACACGGCATCTGCCAGTCCAGCTGCAAGGACAAACGTCCTCCACGCACCAAAACCAGACGCCTCTTCAGGAAACTCAATTGGCATCGCTCTGCTCTCACCCACGTCAAACACCTACATGAGGACAGCTGAGGATTTATCGCTCTTTGTTGTCACATTGCAGCCATTGTGTTGTTTATATGAGTCTAAATAAATGGCAAGTAAGACAAACATAGAGCAATACTTCTTACTAAACTGTGTTTCCATGACGATACCAGCTCCCCAATGTTGTCCACAGGGTTGAGGATCACATAGTGGAGGAATTCACTCCAGTCCACAGTCAGTGAATTATCCTTATCCATCCTGTGGTATCAACAAACACAACAGCAGCAAAGACtctgtttagttggtttattttatttcatcataCAATATTGAGTCTGTCAGAGTTGCTATCTAAACTGTGATCATCACATTGTgtctaaaaaatgaaaaatagtaTCACTTTACAAAGAGTTACAGGTTGCCATAAGTGTCTTAAACAGTGACAAGTAACTGATCTGTTATAGATATGCAGCTCAAGACCTAAATTATGTATTTTATGCCCAGTAGGGACCCAAAAGTACAAAGACACATCATGAACAGCAATAATTATCTACATTTGTACTCATTCTTGCACTTTCAAATGTTGGAACATGAATCATGTACAGTACAATAATGTCAAGAGTCACTTCTAACACTGACAATCACAGTCAAAACGAAGTGTTTGAAAATCTCTTTTCAGAAGTGTCTTTTAAATGGTTTGTGTCATGTAACATTATTTGTCATTCCTCTCTTGTGTCTTTTGcatagttttcatcttgttatatcttttatgttatttcatattgttacatgTTTCACGTTGTTTAGCCTTGTGTCTTTCAAGTAATTTTTTACACTGCTCTgacgtttgtcttttttttttttttgtcattttcacgttgttgcatcttttttttttagtcatttttgtcttattgtgtcttttacatATTGTTTGTCCTGTTAAATTGTACTGTGGTTTTTCACTTTTCTTATACTTTAATTAGTAAAATGAATTCACAAATCATACTATtgattattttactattttacttGTAAACCAGCTCCACAACCATTTTGGGTcttatcttcttcttttttccgttttttttttttttttttggcttttttttgttttagtagtTAAACTTGTGGTTACAACATTGTCGTTATAATTGTTAGTAAGTaaacataatattatttttagtaggatgaaatgcaaaagttatttTAAAGATGGAAACCTGAAGAGTTCATAAGCAATCATTCTGTAGTTTAGTAAGATACCAgacctgacaaacttatgttatgtGAGTATATCTCTTAACTATAAGCTTAATTTGTGTTATTTCTCATACTCTGATAACTTTAAGCTGTTGATGTACTTCAGTGTAAAGTGATACCATAATCCTTACATATATCTGTGTTGTGGTCATTAATCATTGTTCAGTCAATGACTCCATGAGGTAGTGGGCAAAAAATCTTacatttgtataattttttttgcattcggCTTTGAAATGACCACTCCTAACTCCGTAAACAAACATATGATGTCCTCCTGGTCAATGACACCTGATCAGAGAAGAGATGCACAGGATTATACACAcgttatgtacatatatatgggACGACTTGCCCAGTTTATCTCTACAAAGAAGAAAGCATCTGAAGTGATGAGTAATGGTTTCTGAAAATGATACTGTAAACTGCATGAGAGCAAAGGTCATAGTCTCTAGTGAATTATCAGTTTACAATAAACAAAagctgtattttcataattgcCGCCCATGTATGACCTTCACAAGCAGGTTTACAACCTATGTGCAATAGTTTAGAACAtagaaaaaaaagcctaaacaCTTTCTGCATTAGGTTTGTTTAGAAAAGACTGGAATAATGCATTGAATAGTGTTTTAAATGATTGTGTGCGCAATTTAATGTGGTTTTATAACACAGGCCTTCTATGATTTCTGCTCTGGTCAGACTCACTTACCACATTTATTCTTGTCGAGGTCATGAAAATGAATCTTCCATTTCTTCTCTCTGTCCATCATGTAACTGAGAAACTCTTTGTAATCCAACTGGCCATCCTTGTCTTTATCATAAGAATCAATAATATTCTATGGGGAAAGTAAACACAGACTCACTATGCCAGTCAGGTTCTGGATGAtgacacttaaaacaagtcattttGGTGTATTATTCAGACTGTCCTACCTGGACTTTACCATCCGCTGAGAGTATCCCGtgctttttcatttcattgtgaaGCTCTGCCAGCGATATGAAGCCATCATTGTTTTGGTCCAGTTTGACAAATAACCCACGAAACTGATCCATgatttgttaagaaataaatGAGTGACAAATAATCtaaaatgttgcaaaaaaatataaatgaaaaattaaGGCCTTTCAAGCAGGACTTGCTAAGGAAGACAGGAGAGAGGAATATATTGATAATCATCAGAGTGTTTAGCTGCTGCGCGTCGACGCTGACTCATGGGCAGATCTAAGGTCAGTGCACTTCCTCTGGTGAACAGCAGGGGGCAGCACCGCCATAACAGTGCGCTGAAGCCATCTACTGTATTGGACCAAAGAGAAATGTGCAAGGTTAGGAAAAAACACCATATTTTTGAAGGAGTTGGTGTGTTTATGCCGTTATTTCAGCAAAAGGCAAAACGGATTTATCTTCATTAAGTATTCATTCTTGAACGTTTCATTCAACAGAGATAtccacttttgtgttttgtgataCTGTCTCTAAAAATGCCACTCCTATATCAGAGAAAGCCAACACCAGTGACAATTTGTATGATAAGCATTTTAGAAAATGGACATTTCATACAAAATATTCCCCAGCTGGATTTGACTAAGAAAatagatccttccactggataattactgcagtgattagcattctttaactctaactgatgcagtttCTCATCTCTTAAACAATTATCAGTTTGAGTGTGTAAGTCAAGTTTCATGCCAGAAATGCATGAATGTGCCAACCCCATAATTcatttgaacctttatttaaatcacaaaagtagaaataaaacacaaaatgttttcACAGACCAGTGTaactgtaaatacagtttgtaaatataaatagaaTTTGATTTTGATGGTGATAACACAGTTAGTAAAATTATGGCAGAAGCAAAATAAGAATGAGAAGTTTACAGAATATAAATGTAAGTGTCTCTTCTGTCAGATTCCATAATTATCAGGTTAGATCAGTCGTTCCCAACctcttttggctcgtgaccccattttaacatcacaaatttctggcgaccccagacattcaaaacagagacttttttttttgctaaaattaatttgtttttgaccatgtaatagtttgctatgctattttacaaataaatgttaactttagacaacatttagtctatataatgtatattattatggacggaggcagaaaaaccaggttgagattactgcacaaagtgagaatttttttttcctttgtcaggatgtgtacagtcagtccaacttgtatttacaaggctgcaaattaatactgaacaaacaagaactgaagccattaattatgaaagagctgcagcatcttaaactgatcacaatgaacatttgaaagataaaaagtaccacagtccttcagtttcagagtttgtcatgtcttttatgtattgtgattgtctctgtaaactcaccatatatatatatatatatatatatatatatatatatatatatatatatatttatttttttttttttttagtaagcttatatttttatttttatcaattgccagaaatttcaggcgaccccatttaaattccaggcaatcccacatggggtcccgaccccaaggttgaaaaacactaggtTAGATGGTAACAGGAGAGAGATTGTGACAGGACAGAAATGGACTATCAGCTAAAGCCTCAGTCTTCACGAGAATGAGTTGTGACACAACAGTTAGTGCTAAAATTTATGAGAGCATGGCAGTCTGGAACTGGATCCAGAAACACAACCTGAAACTGTGTTACACAAGGATGAAGCCCTCTATCAATTCAGATACAGATTTCAGTCCATGTTTCATCTTGGTTTCAGGAAAAACACACGGGCTTTACATCAAAGTTTGGCTCTAGATCAAAGATGAAAAAGAATTCTATCTCAAAAGGGCGCAAAAGCAACATCTGTGATGGTCTGTGGCTGCATCAGCGTACACGTGGCTGACCTGTCTAGTATGTGTCCAGCTACCATGTGAAGACATAAATTAACTTTAGAGAGACATGTGTCACTATCAAGCAATacttttatatcaggggtgtcaaacccattttcattcaggggccacatacagcccagtatgatgtctagatgaccagtaaaataataacataataacctataaataaaaagtaaaacatttcctctttttctctttagcacaaaaaagcaaaagtacagttttaccaatattatgcctcagcttcttattttcacatatacattacaactgacagatcacagtggatctccaaatacatgaaacatttagtaaaaggtataatattgttaaagttccACTTACTtgctttcaggttgttcatggttgcttagattattaacatttttgtgaaaaagatAGTTtggaattgtaaacattttcatcatgtaattttacttctttcacactaaaacaaagagaaaaatttggagttgtcatcatttatatattattatgctattattttacctgtCCAATCCACTTCAGAtttaattggtctgaatgtggcccctgaactaacatcaTCATGTCACTGTGAAAGTGACATATGACTTTCTGGATATAAAATGTCACTATCTCAAAATTTTATCCTCTAAAACCTGTCTGTGAAGTCTTGTCATGAGTTGATCATAGAGTCTTGAATTATGACCAAAAATATGTTCTTTTAGGCAACAATGACCTTTGACCATTTAAATCTTTTAATTCATCTGTGAGTGAACAGTTGAACCAATCAAACCCCTCTAGAGATATTTGCATTTTTAACATAATATAGAGTCATGGACAAACTTTTTTATAGAGAAAAATTGGTGCATGCAAAAGGTGGTTTCAGGGTTAGTAACCTCCAAAGTGAACATTAATAGCCAGAATAGGTCAAATCTATTTATACTTGTGAAAGAACATGCTAGGAGacataaataaagacataaagtaaagacataaataatataaaaatagcaTGTTCTTTGTGTTACCCTGTTACCTGTAAGCTACATAAATATGTTATGTGGGTGGTCCTAAGGATAAGATTAGCAATAGTAAAAACTCTGAATGATTACTATTGCAGTTTTCCCTGGgtgaaaccacagactgacaggACTGTTTCCCTGTGcagctgtctgtctgctgttcgTCACATCACGTTAATAACCTGAAATACAAAGTGTTTTGTCCCGTCTCACACCTGGATTATGTGTAAAGGACCTGTGTTTAGTGAATGACGTGCCTCAGCATTTGCTTTCTAGAAAGAGCCGCTAGGTTCCATTGCAGTGTGTGAAGTTTGAGGAACTTAGATGAGAAGCTGGACCCAAAGcacatttcacaataaaagcccatttattttgcacatcaatgttttttaaaaaatgaaagcaCGAGTACGATTTAACTTTTGATTTGACCtaactttcattcatttatttatttattagggacagtgcatattaatgaacatctacaacaattgcatcTGAAAATATGACAGATTGTatacagtgctaatttccatctgtagtccctaggcaggtgacaacaaagacaactgacaaaagacaaaacatcataaaaacacacaaaacaacacagtgaggataaTCTACTGATGGTTACAAGCTTTGTTTTCcatcatccaatgtttaagttgtgatttgaaggaagcacatgattgtgagtctcttatgttgagtggtaaactgttccaatattcagtcccagTGACAGAAAGTGTTGTCTGTCCAAAAGTAGTGCACCTGCATGGCACCTTACAGTCTCTCCAAGCTGTGGCCCCGGTGGCCATCCCACTGACCAACCgggatttgataaaatctgtcaagagaagaggggcaagtccatgcaagactttgaatatcaggcaagcatttttgaagctcacaaaattattaaaattaagaaatttatatttatctaaaacaatgcaatGGTGGAATTTAAATGCTTGTTTGTCAAAGATTTGTATGGCTTTTCTAAAAAGGGCCTTTTGATGGCTGATGCAGATGCACAGTTTAACAATTAATGAGCAGTTTTATTTTGGACTCAAGTGTTAAACTAAATTTTAATCTTAGATATGCTAAATGTACAACATGCTTCTATGTAAGGTAGGATCGTATTacattaaagtaaataaaatggTAAACACCACAAAGTATGAGAAAGTAATCTTCAACTCAAAACAAAATATGCTTCTGTAAAATATCTGATATTGGTTGAATTTGTTtgactagatcaggggtgtcaaactcattttagttcagggaccacattcaaccCAGTATGATcggaaatgggtcagaccagtaaaataataacagtgggaaaagaaatatt
The DNA window shown above is from Sphaeramia orbicularis chromosome 17, fSphaOr1.1, whole genome shotgun sequence and carries:
- the slc25a24l gene encoding solute carrier family 25 member 24, like, whose amino-acid sequence is MDQFRGLFVKLDQNNDGFISLAELHNEMKKHGILSADGKVQNIIDSYDKDKDGQLDYKEFLSYMMDREKKWKIHFHDLDKNKCGVIDQEDIICLFTELGVVISKPNAKKIIQMMDKDNSLTVDWSEFLHYVILNPVDNIGELVSSWKHSLVFDVGESRAMPIEFPEEASGFGAWRTFVLAAGLADAVSRTVTAPIDRLKTQLQVHGSKAFSQGFQEVRSGGLRSMWQGNAVNVLKGTPQSTLQCLIYAQMKVYTQHKTQEALTVQQRFSLGCVSGAVAHAAFYPLEVLKVRLNLQRIGTYHGVMACAQTIYRNESLSSIYRGFKPSILCMIPYAGVECAVHQSIMNWAKSDPAYNSESKLFFFSFVAFASGQITSYPLAVIRTQQQAQAFNSNARATSSVLQGLIGIYENHGFRGYYSGMGASFVRAIPCALINYTLTRKFENVFSSVES